In the Hordeum vulgare subsp. vulgare chromosome 7H, MorexV3_pseudomolecules_assembly, whole genome shotgun sequence genome, one interval contains:
- the LOC123408803 gene encoding pentatricopeptide repeat-containing protein At4g16835, mitochondrial has product MIGRRLRLGVRARSLTTAAVWRGDLAGAAETIAATPRKTTADYNRLLAGYARAPGGRLTGARHLFGRIPHPDVVSYNTLLSCHFAAGDVRGARELFSAMPGRDVASWNTMVSGLSRNGAVDEASALFLAMPARNSVSWNAMVSGFASAGDMGMAEDCFRDAPHKEDPVLWTAMVSGYMDAGHVDKATEFFQGMPVRNLVSWNAMVAGYVKNSRADDALKVFKTIVRDADVRPNESTLSSVLLGCSNLSALGFGRQVHQWCTKLPLSRRITVGTSLVSMYCKCGDLEGACKLFGEMRTRDVIAWNAMISGYAQHGHGQEAIKLFEKMKALGVKPNWITFVVVLTACIHTGFCDFGIQCFETMQEIYGVEPRADHYSCMVDLLCRAGLLERAVCLISSMPFEPHPSAYGTLLAACRVYKNLEFAEFAAGKLIQQNPQSAGAYVQLANIYAVANQWDDVSRVRRWMKDNAVVKTPGYSWIEIKGMIHEFRSNDRLHPQLRFIHERLDRLEERMKAMGYVPDLDFVLHDVDESLKVQMLMRHSEKLAIAFGLISTAPGLTLRIFKNLRVCGDCHNAAKLISKIEDREIILRDTTRFHHFKGGHCSCGDYW; this is encoded by the coding sequence ATGATCGGGCGCCGACTTCGTCTCGGTGTCCGTGCCCGCTCCCTCACCACGGCAGCCGTCTGGCGTGGCGACCTCGCCGGCGCCGCGGAGACCATCGCGGCCACCCCCCGCAAGACCACGGCCGACTACAACCGCCTCCTCGCGGGCTACGCGAGGGCGCCCGGCGGCCGCCTCACGGGCGCGCGCCACCTGTTCGGCCGAATCCCGCACCCCGACGTCGTCTCCTACAACACGCTCCTCTCCTGCCACTTCGCCGCCGGCGACGTCCGCGGCGCCCGGGAGCTCTTCTCCGCGATGCCGGGCAGGGACGTCGCgtcctggaacaccatggtgtccgGGCTGTCCCGGAACGGGGCCGTGGACGAGGCCAGTGCCTTGTTCCTGGCCATGCCTGCGAGGAACTCCGTCTCCTGGAACGCCATGGTTTCCGGGTTTGCCTCCGCTGGGGACATGGGCATGGCCGAGGACTGCTTTAGGGACGCGCCCCACAAGGAGGACCCCGTCCTTTGGACAGCCATGGTGTCAGGGTACATGGATGCTGGCCATGTGGACAAGGCAACGGAGTTCTTCCAAGGAATGCCGGTGAGGAACTTGGTTTCCTGGAATGCCATGGTTGCTGGCTACGTCAAAAACTCACGCGCGGATGACGCTTTGAAGGTGTTCAAGACGATAGTCAGGGATGCCGATGTTCGGCCGAACGAGTCAACGTTAAGTAGCGTGCTCCTTGGATGCAGCAACCTGTCTGCGCTGGGATTTGGGAGGCAGGTACATCAGTGGTGCACCAAGTTGCCGCTGAGTCGGAGAATAACCGTTGGCACGTCGCTCGTGAGCATGTACTGCAAGTGCGGCGACTTGGAGGGAGCGTGCAAGCTGTTCGGTGAGATGCGTACAAGGGATGTAATTGCATGGAATGCAATGATTTCAGGATATGCACAGCATGGCCATGGGCAGGAAGCTATCAAATTGTTTGAAAAGATGAAGGCTCTAGGTGTTAAGCCTAATTGGATTACTTTTGTGGTAGTGCTGACTGCTTGTATCCACACTGGATTTTGTGATTTTGGAATACAGTGTTTTGAGACAATGCAGGAAATCTATGGAGTCGAGCCCCGGGCTGATCATTACTCTTGCATGGTGGATCTCCTGTGCCGAGCCGGTTTGCTTGAAAGAGCTGTGTGCTTGATTAGCTCTATGCCTTTTGAGCCACATCCTTCTGCCTATGGCACTCTATTGGCTGCTTGTAGAGTTTATAAAAACTTGGAGTTTGCTGAGTTTGCTGCTGGAAAGCTGATCCAACAGAACCCACAGAGCGCAGGCGCCTATGTACAGTTGGCAAATATTTATGCTGTAGCGAATCAGTGGGATGACGTCTCCAGAGTAAGGAGGTGGATGAAGGATAATGCAGTTGTCAAAACACCTGGGTATAGCTGGATTGAGATAAAGGGCATGATTCATGAGTTCAGATCAAATGACAGATTACATCCTCAGCTTCGTTTCATTCATGAAAGATTGGACCGGTTGGAGGAGCGGATGAAGGCAATGGGTTATGTTCCAGATCTTGACTTCGTACTGCATGATGTAGACGAGAGTCTTAAGGTGCAGATGCTAATGAGGCACAGTGAGAAGCTCGCTATTGCTTTTGGCCTGATTAGTACCGCACCTGGGTTAACCTTGAGGATATTCAAGAATCTCAGG
- the LOC123412222 gene encoding factor of DNA methylation 1-like produces the protein MDCSSDESSELSDTDIDDYADKAYANLKLGKLVARFGADRFRCPFCPGKKKQDYRYNELLQHAIGVGTSNRAAKVKANHQALANHLKTDHADAAGSLPPRQAVALINPPRPVQDQELFVWPWMGILANVPVEQTQRGGAIILQQLAGFKPIHFNAVHCPDGGYTGFAIVRFNKDWIGFKDALGFHNYYKSYHLGKTDWEANKCGKYMFAWLAKEEDYKADDPVGKFLSENGDLKTVAELQQEMSRKTDTLITNLTSQISAKSKYLMELECKCNQMDLALQRAMEDGDSLDQRYNEEMRKMQSTAREHSLKIFHETDQLRKQLDEKENDIKRRSKQLSEIVAQTDMERRKLENERKKNDGQNDSLNMARIEQEKANEGVRILVEKHKKEKEAALNKILQLEKQLDEKHQLELDIQQLRGKLEVVKHMEGEGVDVKKRTEELNRDLQDRIDAMEDLEELNQTLIIKERMTNDELQDAKKELILSLADLLGPRSNIGIKRMGQVDEKPFVEACKPKYGVEADTKALELCSMWQDNMRDANWHPFKIVTTGEKSEQIIDGGDEKLVGLKEELGEEVYKAVTTALVEMNEYNASGSYVVSELWNNKENRKASMGEVVEHILKQWKAKRKR, from the exons ATGGACTGCAGTTCAGACGAGTCGTCAGAGCTAAGTGATACCGATATCGATGACTATGCTGACAAGGCGTACGCGAACCTTAagttgggcaagcttgtggcgagATTCGGCGCCGACAGGTTTAGGTGCCCCTTCTGCCCcgggaagaagaagcaggactaCCGATACAATGAGCTGCTTCAGCACGCAATCGGTGTGGGCACATCCAACCGTGCCGCCAAAGTGAAGGCAAACCATCAGGCATTGGCCAACCATCTCAAGACGGACCATGCCGACGCTGCAGGCTCGTTGCCTCCGCGACAGGCCGTGGCGCTCATCAACCCTCCAAGGCCTGTGCAGGACCAGGAGCTGTTCGTTTGGCCCTGGATGGGCATCCTTGCCAATGTTCCAGTAGAGCAAACACAGAGAGGTGGAGCCATTATATTGCAGCAGCTGGCTGGTTTCAAGCCCATACATTTCAATGCTGTGCATTGTCCTGACGGCGGGTACACTGGCTTTGCAATAGTCCGTTTCAACAAGGATTGGATCGGGTTCAAGGATGCCTTGGGATTCCACAACTACTACAAATCATATCATCTGGGTAAAACGGATTGGGAGGCAAATAAATGTGGCAAGTACATGTTCGCTTGGCTGGCAAAAGAGGAGGATTACAAAGCCGATGATCCAGTTGGCAAGTTCTTGTCAGAAAATGGTGATCTCAAGACAGTGGCTGAACTGCAACAGGAGATGTCCCGCAAGACTGACACTCTCATAACTAATTTGACGAGCCAGATTAGTGCTAAGAGCAAGTACTTGATGGAACTTGAGTGCAAGTGTAATCAGATGGATCTTGCTCTTCAAAGGGCCATGGAAGATGGCGACTCGCTGGACCAACGCTACAACGAAG AAATGCGAAAGATGCAGTCAACTGCTCGTGAACATTCGCTAAAAATTTTCCATGAGACTGATCAGCTGAGAAAGCAGTTGGATGAGAAAGAGAACGACATCAAAAGGAGATCAAAGCAACTAAGTGAAATAGTTGCTCAAACTGACATGGAAAGAAGAAAATTGGAGAATGAGAGGAAGAAG AATGATGGTCAAAACGACTCCCTTAACATGGCCAGAATTGAGCAAGAAAAAGCCAATGAAGGTGTGCGAATTCTTGTTGAGAAACACAAG AAAGAGAAGGAAGCTGCTCTGAACAAAATCTTGCAGTtagagaagcagctggatgagaagCATCAGCTGGAGCTGGATATTCAACAGCTTAGAGGCAAACTGGAGGTGGTGAAGCACATGGAGGGAGAGGGTGTCGATGTGAAGAAGCGTACCGAAGAGCTGAATAGGGATCTGCAGGATAGAATTGACGCAATGGAAGACCTGGAAGAGCTAAATCAAACTCTGATTATCAAGGAAAGGATGACCAATGATGAATTGCAAGATGCAAAGAAGGAGCTTATTTTG AGCTTGGCGGATCTGTTGGGCCCGCGTAGCAACATTGGAATCAAGAGGATGGGTCAGGTGGACGAGAAGCCGTTTGTTGAAGCTTGCAAGCCAAAGTATGGCGTGGAGGCGGACACAAAAGCTCTTGAATTATGCTCCATGTGGCAAGACAATATGAGGGATGCCAATTGGCACCCTTTTAAGATAGTGACTACAGGTGAAAAGTCTGAG CAAATCATCGACGGAGGCGACGAGAAGCTGGTGGGGTTGAAGGAGGAGCTGGGCGAAGAGGTTTACAAGGCTGTGACCACCGCGCTGGTGGAGATGAACGAGTACAATGCCAGCGGCAGCTACGTGGTCTCAGAGCTGTGGAACAACAAAGAGAACAGGAAGGCTAGCATGGGAGAAGTGGTGGAGCATATCCTCAAGCAGTGGAAGGCGAAACGTAAGAGGTGA